Sequence from the Haloarcula sp. CBA1127 genome:
GAACGCCGCGAAACGACGTATCTCGGCGCGGCCTGTGCCTCGACACGGACACCGAAGCACTCACTGAACTCGACGCACTTCCGGACGACCGTCGGCACACCTTCGGACTCTCCGAAACAAACGGGAGCGGGAACGGGGACCGGACGAACGGTGCCGCCGCCATCGAAGACGAACGGCTCGAAGTGCGGGGCAATAGATGAATTGGTGACGAGCGATATCGACGCAATCGTCCTCGTGGCCGGGCTTGCTGGCGGGACGGGTAGCGGCGCCACCGCCCACATTGCTGATGCGCTCAGAGGTTTACACGATCCCAGTCTACTGTCTGGCGGTGTTGCCCGCCGGCCGAGACGACGAAGCAGCCGCGAACACCATCAAAGCACTCCGGGCGCTGGAATCGACCGTCGACGGGCAGATACTGTTCGATAACGAAGCGTGGCTCGGCAGCGGGCAGACGGTCGAGGCGGCCGCCGAGACACTGAACGAGACGGTCGTGACGCGGCTGGCGGCGCTTTCGCAGCAGGCGAGGCGACGGCATCCGAGGCAGTCGGCCAGAGTGTCGTCGACGCCAGCGAAATAATCAACACCCTCTCAGACTCAGGTTTCACGGCGCTTGGCTACGCCAGTCAGGACCTGCAATCGGCCGATGGCGGGGGTGACGGGACAGTCATAGACCAGCTCAAGAACCGTTTTCTCGGCGACAGCTCAGACGACGTCGACGAAATCGAGGCATACAACGCCGTCGAGACGACACTTCGCCGCGCTGTACGCGGCAAACTGACGACCCAGTGCGGGCTGGATTCGGTCGATAGAGCCCTGGCCGTGTTTGCCGGACCGCCTGAGTGGTTGATCCGGGACGCCGTTACCGACGGGCGGCGATGGCTCACGGAGGAGCTCCAGTCACCAGAGGTGCGAAGCGGCGATATGCCGACGCCCGGTCGAAACACGTTGTCGGTTCTGGTCGTACTCAGCGGCGTTTCAGAACTGCCGCGGCTGGTGGAACTCAAAACGCTGATCGACGAATCGGAATAAGACGGCCCGTTAGATTCTCGCGTTAGTACACATAGCTTTAGCAAATCATCGTGGGGTGGGGACATGTGAGTGGAACTGTCGAGTGGCAACCGTCCGTGCAGCTACACGTCAACTGACAACCACGGACTCTACCAGTTGCGACTTTCTTCGCTCGCATCGTCTGACCTTCGAAGGTAAGTCGATGGAGCGTCCCAGTTTAGCGATGGCCCGAAGTCCCGAAAAACCGAGATAAAGCAGATTCCACTCAAATAGATTTATAAGTGACAGTTTTCAACGAAATCGTACGATGGCACGGAATGTCATATCATACAAAGATGGCCATGTGTATGAGTTCGCTCCGAACATGGAACCGCTGTATACGGCTGCAGACGGGGAATCACTCACGTTTGAAACCATCGATAGCCTGAACAAAGCCGTTCAGTCAGACGCTGATCTGATGGATGCGATCCCTGAAGAAGTGAATGCGGCTACAGGGCCGGTCGCTGTTGAAGGAGCCACACCCGGCGATGTCCTCAAGGTTGAGATCGAAGACGTACGAGTCAACGAGGACTTGGGTCGCGTAATTACGGCACCGGGGTTTGGACTCCTGCAGGATCACGAAAACATCGAACACCCAGCGACGCGCGTGACGGAGATAACCAACGACGGTACGTCACTCTCGTTCAAGGATATGGAGATCCCAGTTGACCCTGTCATCGGGACCATTGGCGTGGCAACATCCGAAGAAGCGATGTCGACCTTGACGCCACACGACCATGGCGGAAATCTCGATACGACGGCTATGACCACCGGGACGACAGCATATTTTCCGGTGTTCCAAGACGGTGCGATGTTAGCGATGGGTGATTCGAAGGCTGCGATGGCAGACGGTGAAATGTGTGGTACTGGTGCCGAAATCGGGACCGAAATCGACGTCACCGTCTCAGTAATCGCTGACGCTGCTGTCGACCTTGAGCGCCCACTCGTCGACACTGGTGACGTGGAAGACGATTGCAAGTGCCGAAACGATGGAAGATGCGGTCAAGATGGCAAACGAGGACCTCATCAAATTACTCGCTGCCGAACACGATTACACGCTGACCGACGCCTACCTCTTTTCGAGCCTTGTTGGCGCCTCGAAATCAGCCAAGTCGTCGACCCACTCGTTACTGTGCGTAACTCAATCCGAACGAATATCTCTCAAATCCATTCTAACTATCGCGGCGAGTCAGTCCTGTTGGTACTTAGCAGGACGACAATTTCAATGGGGACACTCATCTGGATCGTGGATTTCTACTCGCCTGCTCTGGTAACGCAAACTGGCGCTGAACCGGTGTAACCGCTGAACGAACTCGCGACCTTCCAGAACCGACAGCTTCTGCTATCGGTCCCCTCACAAGAAGCAAACGGTATCCACTTCTATGCCCCACTGGAATCGGTTCCGAAAGATGTCGATCCGGTTGCTCCACTACTCTGACATTGAGAACGCTTGCGACGACGTGCGAATCGGCTTGCCGGAACGATCCGGTCGATCCGCGGTGAGGATACAGTGGTCGCTGGCACCGGCGACAACACTGCACCGGGTGTCCTCGCCCATTACGAGGGGCATCAAGCGATGCCGTTTTTCCGGGCAGTGAGTACCGACGTCGAGACGGTAGGGAACCACGATTTCGACTTTGGGACTGCCCCCATTCTAGACGTGATCTCGAAGAGTCCACAGGAGTGGATCGTCGCGAACGTTTTTGAAGGGGCGAGTGAGGACGAGCGTGGCGTTCCATTCGCTGGGTTAGACGGAACGACGGTCCTGCACCGAGACGGGCGGCGAGTCGGATTCGTCGGCGTCATCGATCCGGCGACTCCCCGGATTGCACCCACCGGCGCGTCAGAGCTGACCGTGACCAGTCCGGTCGAGAGCGTGCGGACAGCGGTCAGTGAACTCGGTGACAGTGTCGATCATTTCGTCGTTCTCGCACACTTGCGGAGCGACCTAGAGATCGCCGTTGCGGCCGTCGAGGGCGTCGACGTGGTCCTCGGCGGCCACGTCCACACGGAACGCCACGAGATTGTCGACGGAACACTGGTCGTCCGTCCCGGAGCGAACGGCAGGTGGTCTGGGAAATCGAGCTCTTCGACGGACTTGCTCGCCGAGTGCCACCCGTCACTCAACAGCTGAGGGACTCTCGACGAATCCGTGGCTGACACGACACGCGAGCAGCTGGCCGATGTCGGCTTGCTGGAGACTGTTGCCACTGTCGACGACCCGATCCATCGAGGTCTCGACCGGCGAACCCGCGGCGAGAGTCGTGTTGGCAATCTCGTGGCCGACGCCTATCGCTGGGCGGCTGATACCGATGTCAGCTTCGTCCACAATGGCGGTCTTCGAGAGGGGCGACCCCTGTCCGGCGAAGTCACGGCTGGCGAGGTGGCCAGTGTACACCCCTTCGGCGGTACGGTAGAAGCCCTCCACGTCACGGGTGAACAGCTACGAGCCCTCTTGGAGGCGGCCTTCCGTCCCCACCGCGAGGACGGACGGCTCTGGCACGGCGACGTCAGCGGAATGACCGTCGAGTACGATCCGCGGCTGGACGGCTAATCGGTGTGGCCGTCAACGGCCAGAGTCTCGAAGCCAGTCGAGAGTACAGCCTTGCCACCAACTCCTACGTCGTCTACAGCGATGACTGGCCGATTCCACACGAGACGACCGCCGATTCGTTCGGTCTCCCGTTCAAGACTGTCACAGACTACGCTCGTGAAGAGGGCATCACTGTCCAGGTGGGTGGACGACTTCAGGACTGCTGACGGTCCAGAAGCCCGGGTCACTCCCCCGGAGCGAGATCTACCTCTCGCATATACGCGTCAAGCTGTTCGGCCAGTGCCCGGGCGAACGCTTCGTCATTGATGTCGGTCTCCATCTCGACCAGTTCGACCGATTCAGCCAGATTTGTTTTGAGTGCCTCGAACAGGGCTGTGTCGGCGTCGGGATCATGGAAATCCTCTCCCTCGACGTCGAGCATCGAAACACCTCCAAGTGGAATGTATAGAGCAGTTGGCCCGTTCGCTGCCGAGAGCTTCTTCGCGATGATCTCGCCCAGCTCAGCGTTCTCCTCGGCCGTTGTCCGCATCAGCGTTACCTGTGGGTTGTGGATATGGAAGTACCGCTCCTCGAACTCCTCGGGGACGGAGTCTCGTGGCCCGAAGTTGACCATGTCCAGCGCGCCCGTCGAGACGACCTGTGGCGTGCCCGTCTCCGCGGCGGCGTCCAGCCTGTCGGGGCCAGCAGCAAGCACACCCCTACAAGCTCGTCGGCCCACTCCGTCGTCGTCACGTCCAACACGCCGTCGATGACGCCCTGTCTCACGAGGTCCTCCATCGCCTTCCCACCGGTCCCAGTCGCATGGAAGATGATCGTCTCGTAGCCTCGTTCTTCGAGATACTCCCGAGCCGTCTGGACGCACGGTGTGGTGACGCCGAACATCGAGATTCCGATAGTGGGGCGGTCTTCAATTTCGATGT
This genomic interval carries:
- a CDS encoding metallophosphatase, whose protein sequence is MRRRANRLAGTIRSIRGEDTVVAGTGDNTAPGVLAHYEGHQAMPFFRAVSTDVETVGNHDFDFGTAPILDVISKSPQEWIVANVFEGASEDERGVPFAGLDGTTVLHRDGRRVGFVGVIDPATPRIAPTGASELTVTSPVESVRTAVSELGDSVDHFVVLAHLRSDLEIAVAAVEGVDVVLGGHVHTERHEIVDGTLVVRPGANGRWSGKSSSSTDLLAECHPSLNS
- a CDS encoding 5'-nucleotidase C-terminal domain-containing protein, which codes for MADTTREQLADVGLLETVATVDDPIHRGLDRRTRGESRVGNLVADAYRWAADTDVSFVHNGGLREGRPLSGEVTAGEVASVHPFGGTVEALHVTGEQLRALLEAAFRPHREDGRLWHGDVSGMTVEYDPRLDG